A genomic region of Cannabis sativa cultivar Pink pepper isolate KNU-18-1 chromosome 1, ASM2916894v1, whole genome shotgun sequence contains the following coding sequences:
- the LOC115704532 gene encoding uncharacterized protein LOC115704532, producing MQTVEYLISLGGVEKGTLNRKNERAWDLVNRLPMTENRKKIEKAMGITKSKRFTYRWILERLDDYKGEWLKEMRGSIMVVATVIATMTFQTATNPPGGVWQETSNSHVAFDGYVYFDCDVNICIAGTSVLAHAWESHYLQFIRYNSSAFIASLSVILLLIGGLPLKSKTCVWLLTMAMCATLTFMALTFLKGMYIVTPYHIAHTINRIYDTSFKMWIGLLAIIGVVHTIIFLISLFIYHTNYETSNNIKLRRTASVHDHDTTSSGRNDDNDSVALVMA from the coding sequence ATGCAGACAGTAGAATACTTAATTTCGCTTGGGGGAGTAGAGAAAGGTACGTTAAATCGCAAAAATGAGAGAGCGTGGGATCTTGTAAATCGCCTTCCAATGACCGAGAATAGAAAGAAAATCGAAAAGGCAATGGGTATTACGAAAAGTAAGCGATTTACGTATCGATGGATTCTTGAGCGCCTGGACGACTACAAAGGAGAATGGCTAAAAGAGATGAGGGGATCAATCATGGTGGTGGCCACCGTTATAGCAACGATGACGTTTCAAACGGCCACCAACCCACCAGGTGGCGTCTGGCAAGAGACCTCAAACAGCCACGTGGCGTTCGATGGGTATGTTTACTTTGACTGCGACGTAAATATATGTATAGCTGGAACGTCGGTGCTGGCTCATGCCTGGGAATCTCACTATCTCCAATTCATTAGATATAACAGCTCGGCTTTTATAGCTTCGCTAAGCGTTATACTTTTGTTAATTGGAGGACTCCCTCTAAAGAGCAAGACTTGCGTTTGGCTCTTAACTATGGCCATGTGTGCCACTTTGACGTTTATGGCTCTTACTTTTCTCAAGGGTATGTACATAGTGACTCCTTATCATATTGCACATACCATAAATAGGATCTACGACACGTCGTTTAAGATGTGGATTGGGTTGCTCGCTATCATCGGTGTGGTCCATACTATAATCTTTCTCATTTCTCTCTTCATCTATCATACAAATTATGAAACTTCCAATAATATTAAGTTGCGGAGGACTGCCTCAGTACATGATCACGACACTACTTCTTCTGGCCGTAATGATGATAATGATTCGGTTGCTTTAGTAATGGcctaa
- the LOC115707154 gene encoding ankyrin repeat-containing protein BDA1-like produces MTTLTEIETGSQRDHYDDYTTMMIKLYEAAVKGCVETLNSLLEEDKLLLSKISLTRFVETPLHISSLHGHVDFTKQLLNHKPKLASKLDHHKRSPLHLAASEGHVEIARALLHTNKDVCMVEDNDGRIPLHYAAMNGCVDLIHLLLISAGVESVCQKLPSGETALHLCVQHNHLEALKLLVESAVLSLSLNNSTEVLNARVVESGNTILHLAVIQRQVETVEYLVSMKEMDKDILNWKDHKASDLLNDQPQDFNTFRLQRVMMMNMKQQPMSTTCHNNNNNKSLLSKQWISIHLRKQRRQWLKNVEGSIMVVATLIVSTTFQAAVNPPGGVWQQTNNTTQASNDISDCSNQTCIAGTSVMAHIDNDNYAFFVWFNSIAFLGSLSIIILIIGGVPMNNKFWIWLFDLVLFVTLFCVGESFLHANILVTPDHGDYYESLDTVYKCSIYVWEGMFVVMGAWHLAYLVIKLRNWLHKRSCCNINGRIK; encoded by the exons ATGACGACATTAACAGAAATCGAAACTGGGAGTCAGAGAGATCACTATGATGATTATACAACTATGATGATCAAGCTTTATGAGGCTGCAGTGAAAGGATGTGTAGAGACACTGAATTCATTGCTTGAAGAAGATAAACTCCTTCTAAGTAAGATTTCACTCACTCGTTTTGTTGAAACACCTTTACACATCTCATCACTACATGGCCATGTTGATTTCACTAAACAACTTCTTAACCACAAACCAAAACTGGCATCTAAGCTAGACCACCACAAACGCTCACCTCTTCACTTGGCTGCCTCAGAAGGACACGTGGAGATAGCCCGAGCCTTGTTACACACAAATAAAGATGTATGCATGGTTGAAGACAATGATGGGAGAATACCTCTCCACTATGCTGCCATGAATGGTTGTGTCGACTTGATTCATCTACTCCTTATTAGCGCAGGAGTGGAATCAGTTTGTCAAAAGCTTCCAAGTGGGGAAACAGCACTACATCTTTGTGTTCAACATAACCATTTAGAGGCTCTGAAATTGTTGGTAGAATCAGCAGTATTGTCACTGAGTCTTAATAATAGCACAGAAGTTCTCAATGCAAGAGTGGTTGAAAGTGGTAACACCATTTTGCATCTAGCAGTCATCCAGAGGCAGGTTGAG ACTGTAGAGTACTTGGTTTCTATGAAAGAGATGGACAAGGACATCTTGAACTGGAAAGATCATAAGGCCTCTGATCTCCTTAACGACCAACCACAAGACTTCAACACCTTCAGACTCCAACGTGTGATGATGATGAACATGAAACAGCAGCCAATGTCGACTACgtgtcataataataataataataaatcactTTTAAGCAAGCAATGGATTAGTATACACCTAAGGAAACAAAGGAGGCAATGGTTGAAAAACGTAGAAGGATCAATCATGGTGGTGGCCACTCTCATTGTGTCCACCACATTTCAGGCCGCAGTTAACCCTCCCGGCGGTGTCTGGcaacaaacaaacaacacaACCCAAGCAAGCAACGACATTTCTGATTGCAGCAACCAAACATGTATTGCAGGAACTTCGGTCATGGCTCATATTGACAACGACAATTATGCCTTCTTTGTTTGGTTCAACAGCATTGCTTTTCTGGGTTCTCTTAGtataataattttgattattgggGGAGTACCTATGAACAATAAGTTTTGGATTTGGCTATTTGATTTGGTGTTGTTTGTCACTCTGTTTTGCGTGGGTGAGTCTTTCTTACATGCCAATATCTTAGTGACTCCAGATCATGGTGATTATTATGAAAGCCTTGATACGGTATACAAATGCTCCATTTATGTGTGGGAGGGGATGTTTGTGGTTATGGGGGCTTGGCACCTTGCTTACCTTGTCATTAAGCTACGAAATTGGTTGCACAAGCGCAGCTGCTGCAATATTAATGGCAGAATTAAATAA